In Plasmodium gaboni strain SY75 chromosome 14, whole genome shotgun sequence, one genomic interval encodes:
- a CDS encoding hypothetical protein (conserved Plasmodium protein, unknown function) codes for MKETDLLLKFLKYGNKNIISKNNLNINGKCPNMQSFCTYVLDNKNIMRNSFMDKGMSTFCNKTSYLIKKDIGKYFFTSTSRVHFNMTTKDISNNSITRGYSKEVSIFENPNVLILFDKNSRETIGQRIYRYLDITGFLTRYNNRKEWLLDLDPYTRLSTVMLTEYERKLMIFLKFHVYLLFVICMYLWYHAQVHFTMKPPCPKPIAYGHMDGRKRDFTWHGKLFFIYPKMRCKECRWLDIQCKKECFEKLKLEGHKFIINNGDPLSVPKTVLYPSHFK; via the coding sequence atgAAGGAAACAGATTtgttattaaaatttttgaaatatggaaataagaatattattagtaaaaataatttaaatataaatggGAAATGTCCAAATATGCAATCTTTTTGTACGTACGTATTAgataataagaatattatGAGAAATAGTTTTATGGATAAAGGAATGTCTACTTTTTGTAATAAAACTAGTTActtaataaaaaaggatataggtaaatatttttttacaagTACATCAAGAGttcattttaatatgaCGACTAAAGATATTTCTAATAATAGTATTACAAGAGGGTATTCAAAAGAAGTTTCCATATTTGAAAATCCAAATGTCTTAATTCTTTTTGATAAGAATAGCCGTGAAACTATAGGACAAAGAATATATAGGTATTTGGATATAACTGGATTTTTAAcaagatataataatagaaaaGAATGGTTATTAGATTTAGATCCATATACAAGATTATCAACAGTTATGTTAACAGAATATGAAAGAAAATTAATGatctttttaaaatttcatgtatatttattatttgttatatgtatgtatttatgGTATCATGCACAAGTACATTTTACTATGAAACCTCCTTGCCCAAAACCTATAGCTTATGGACATATGGATGGAAGAAAAAGAGATTTTACTTGGCATggaaaattattttttatttatccAAAAATGAGATGTAAAGAATGTCGTTGGCTAGATATTCAATGTAAAAAAGAATGTTTCGAAAAATTGAAATTAGAAGGACATAAAttcattataaataatggAGATCCATTATCTGTTCCCAAAACGGTTTTATATCCATCacattttaaataa
- a CDS encoding hypothetical protein (conserved Plasmodium protein, unknown function), with amino-acid sequence MDLENDNNYGLSLDYDSLHKQLEGLPYYKKGFNKYDVFCFNEEKELNELHFYENEIKKSYNYFSHFENIHKNIKRIYELDEDTKEKILETNEMTYEILDEIHKLKKEQYDIRVKEKMYNKILEEYSLSPLSYSNLTDLKISLNIEFFEHLKQFEYTKENIIKLLNEDGSQKLCNFYTKHYNKIMIIACRKISIYIIKENNNFYRRNNKIVNLLYCNINEEFVKREKMILLYIKNLLPITKLSYKIIIENIEYFNLCLNNFLNLRKKYLKINYQNYMSNNYKSINKKNSLDIIEPREKHDFIKMFKNFFLFLYYFIILEDNFLKIFFSFNFYFTNEIIPYISANIDNVHNNIYNIIDTLFIPYKYFLDTNLNIYSKCYESCYELFHILNIFILKLKQFQNNDEIKDIIKNIIIKYAQRNNDTYDALICYNLSKSKLYLPNKISNNNNNNIKEENIKMDMNTKKENDMYNISDNNLNGTYQNIGDVKNNYELDKNLEKLDNNKMQTKKTQDGQVSEVRIESSYMNEDSNKFIEDRQMNVTKNNLHSEEYKSNNNDKPTLDMKDGDNIEFYNKSNEENVSENNDEKYNKIVEMQKEDNIPSNNSSKNKSSYYLDNIKEKYNSKILNYTLKIQKNIENEFISIWQRDVVSFYLNKINKNENTNNFEDTLFYVKKILNSLKNVYSIYKMYTLYAKDMKEQNFQNVLDITINPLINNCLKNQNSFVHNHYVFIVNMFTFIQDSIKNIEGASKYCELLTIIIDENINKLFKIELENLKIKLELDKLEKMDQENIKQDTEELKAFVDNFYKFVFSEKYNIFITIHKILSDIIKDNIKNKLFEYLHKEYILLYEKHSNKFKFNYTPEQIKCILYNKC; translated from the coding sequence ATGGACCTGGagaatgataataattatggTTTATCATTAGATTATGATTCATTACATAAACAATTAGAAGGGCTTCCTTATTACAAGAAAGGATTTAACAAATATGACGTATTTTGTTTTAACGAAGAAAAAGAATTGAATGaattacatttttatgaaaatgaaattaagaaatcatataattattttagCCATTTCGAAAATATTCATAagaatattaaaagaatatatgaattaGACGAGGATACAAAAGAGAAAATATTAGAAACAAATGAGATGACTTATGAAATACTAGATGAAATACACAAGTTAAAGAAAGAACAATATGATATTAGAGTAAAAGAAAAGatgtataataaaattttagAAGAATATAGTTTAAGTCCTTTAAGTTATAGTAATTTAACAGATTTGAAAATATCATTAAATATTGAATTCTTTGAACATTTAAAACAATTTGAATAtacaaaagaaaatattataaaattattaaatgaagaTGGTTCGCAAAAGTTATGTAATTTTTATACTaaacattataataaaataatgattataGCTTGTAGGAAGATTTCtatttacataataaaagaaaataataatttctatcgaagaaataataaaatagttaatttattatactgtaatataaatgaagaatttGTTAAGCGAGAAAAAATGATCCTActgtatataaaaaatttattacctataacaaaattgtcctataaaattattattgaaaatatagaatatttcaatttatgtttaaataattttcttaatttaagaaagaaatatttaaaaattaattatcaaaattatatgtctaataattataaatcTATTAATAAGAAAAACTCATTAGATATTATAGAACCAAGAGAAAAACAtgattttattaaaatgtttaaaaactttttcttatttttatattactttattatattaGAAGATAACTTTCTaaagatatttttttcatttaatttttattttaccAATGAAATTATACCATATATATCAGCAAATATAGACAAtgttcataataatatatataatataatagatactttatttataccatataaatatttcttagATACcaatttaaatatatattcaaaatgTTATGAATCATGTTATGAGCTctttcatattttaaatatatttattcttaaATTAAAGCAAtttcaaaataatgatgaaattaaagatataataaaaaatattatcataaaatatGCACAACGTAATAATGATACTTATGATGCATTAATATGCTATAATTTGTCTAAGAgtaaattatatttaccaaataaaatatctaataataataataataatataaaagagGAAAATATCAAAATGGATATGAATACaaagaaagaaaatgatatgtataatatttctgataataatttgaatGGAACCTATCAAAATATAGGAGACGTGAAAAACAATTATGAATTGGATAAAAATCTGGAAAAattagataataataaaatgcagacaaaaaaaacacaAGATGGACAAGTATCTGAAGTACGTATAGAATCTTCATACATGAATGAAGATAGTAATAAATTTATAGAAGATAGACAAATGAATgtaacaaaaaataatttacatagtgaagaatataaaagtaataataatgataaacCAACCTTAGATATGAAAGATGGAGATAATATTGAATTTTATAACAAATctaatgaagaaaatgtatctgaaaataatgacgaaaaatataacaaaattGTTGAAATGCAGAAGGAGGATAATATCCCATCAAATAATAGttctaaaaataaatctAGTTATTATTTggataatataaaagagaaatataatagtaaaatattaaattatacattaaaaatacaaaaaaatatagagaatgaatttatatctatatgGCAACGTGATGTTGTAAGTTTTTATCTAAACAAAATTaacaaaaatgaaaatacTAACAATTTTGAAGatacattattttatgtaaagaaaatattaaattctttaaaaaatgtatattcaatatataaaatgtatacaTTATATGCAAAAGATATGAAAGAACAAAATTTCCAAAATGTTCTTGATATAACCATAAATCcattaataaataattgtttaaaaaatcaaaattCATTTGTTCATAATCATTATGTATTTATTGTAAATATGTTTACATTTATACAAGAtagtataaaaaatatagaagGAGCATCTAAATATTGTGAACTACTAACCATTATCAtagatgaaaatataaacaaactttttaaaatagaattagaaaatttaaaaataaaattagaACTAGACAAATTAGAAAAGATGGATCAAGAGAATATTAAACAAGATACAGAAGAATTAAAAGCATTTGTAGACAATTTTTACaaatttgttttttctgaaaaatataatattttcattacaattcataaaatactatctgatattataaaggataatataaaaaataaattatttgaatatctacataaagaatatatacTCCTTTATGAAAAACATTCTAATAAATTCAAATTTAATTATACACCAGAGCAAATAAAGTGTATactatataataaatgttaA
- a CDS encoding hypothetical protein (conserved Plasmodium protein, unknown function), producing MECYNINEAKTFHNVVLKIKENIDKYYLNKWKDIVKPENEVLYNKYFEQLIEQEENIKYDIKDYIQFNGIENIHNENLMDYELKNNDMNNKNINHIYNKCDNSYNVKKTKLKDNDRYEINKKYFDNISHKEKFYFLLQIKEMMETSWLLAQKRMEGVQLEEKSDSVNLLELINYSKKIADTTCAPPECDNTNDKIMHQEYYPNYHFLNFVNIEEIHLSKLFQLQKYSKVCFPPIITLQEEKNNNQLTITITCSTIESIIHYKVNDETNYHLYNHDNKPIIPKKKKVIIYAWSIKEGFTKSRISCLSKSYDVQDDSDEDILTKDKNVIQNVISNKNDNSNKTSSATTVFKSLGFLLSKKKVKSSESSSHDQSSEED from the coding sequence atggAATGTTATAATATCAATGAAGCAAAAACTTTCCATAATGTagtattaaaaataaaggaaaatatcgataaatattatttaaataaatgGAAAGATATAGTAAAACCTGAGAATGAggttttatataacaaatattttgaaCAATTAATAGAacaagaagaaaatataaaatatgacATTAAAGattatatacaatttaATGGTATTGAAAATATACACAATGAAAACTTGATGGATTATGagttaaaaaataatgatatgaataataagaatataaatcatatatataataaatgtgataattcttataatgtaaaaaaaacaaaattaaaGGATAATGATAgatatgaaataaataaaaaatattttgataatataagCCATAAAGAAaagttttattttttattacaaataaaagaaatgatGGAAACTAGTTGGTTATTGGCCCAAAAAAGAATGGAAGGTGTTCAATTAGAAGAAAAATCAGATTCAGTTAATCTATtagaattaataaattattctAAAAAAATTGCAGATACTACATGTGCACCACCTGAATGTGATAACACAAACGATAAAATAATGCATCAGGAATATTACCCAAATTATCACTTTCTtaattttgtaaatattgAAGAAATACATTTATCTAAATTATTTCAACTACAAAAATATAGTAAAGTCTGCTTTCCTCCTATTATAACATTacaagaagaaaaaaataacaatcAACTAACTATTACTATTACATGTTCAACTATCGAATCTATTATACATTATAAAGTAAATGATGAAAcaaattatcatttatataaccATGATAATAAGCCAATTATACctaaaaagaaaaaagttattatatatgcTTGGTCAATTAAAGAGGGCTTCACAAAATCAAGAATCTCATGTTTATCAAAATCATATGATGTTCAAGATGATAGTGATGAAGATATTTTAACaaaagataaaaatgtaattcaaaatgttatatctaacaaaaatgataattcaaataaaaCTTCATCTGCTACTACTGTATTTAAAAGTTTAGGATTCCTTCtaagtaaaaaaaaagttaaGTCATCAGAATCATCATCACATGATCAATCAAGTGAAGAGGATTGA